The following coding sequences lie in one Apium graveolens cultivar Ventura chromosome 3, ASM990537v1, whole genome shotgun sequence genomic window:
- the LOC141713116 gene encoding uncharacterized protein LOC141713116, producing MPRIAITDNLLEERRVAKQRLNARRSRGNVLSSSSLTSAGQAAPLPVRRKGEVSATESPRRRTHIDKKKRVFGKSALIFFPKKGKTTMLTSVILAAANNTILDIGPQDQACRFCGALVWAAEFTGKHVGMSPKAYSIYCTKGKVQLPLLKETPPELKQLLTGTATREIKFQHNLRMYNIIFALCSFGGSVDESINNGSGPYVFRVNDHVYHSIGSLVPPDGRTPKFAQFYMYDGQEAVDYCLQFLHTGEPLDPDIVNLLLQMLTRENALLGIFKQIHE from the exons ATGCCTAGGATTGCCATTACAGATAACTTGCTCGAGGAACGACGTGTAGCTAAACAGCGACTTAACGCCCGACGTTCTAGAG GAAATGTTTTATCATCTTCCTCACTTACATCAGCAGGCCAGGCAGCCCCATTGCCAGTAAGGAGAAAGGGTGAAG TTTCGGCTACGGAGTCCCCTCGTCGCCGTACACACATTGACAAGAAGAAAAGGGTTTTTGGCAAGTCTGCCTTGATATTTTTTCCTAAAAAGGGTAAAACTACAATGCTTACGAGTGTCATTCTTGCAGCTGCCAACAATACAATACTGGATATTGGGCCCCAAGATCAGGCGTGCAGGTTTTGTGGTGCACTTGTATGGGCGGCAGAATTTACTGGTAAACACGTGGGCATGAGTCCTAAGGCTTACTCTATTTATTGTACAAAAGGAAAGGTACAGCTACCCTTGCTAAAGGAAACACCACCTGAACTAAAACAACTTCTCACCGGCACTGCTACGAGGGAAATAAAGTTCCAGCACAATCTACGGATGTACAATATTATTTTTGCGCTATGTTCGTTTGGCGGCAGTGTGGATGAGAGTATAAACAACGGATCAGGCCCATATGTGTTTCGCGTCAATGACCATGTATATCATAGTATTGGTTCTTTGGTGCCCCCTGATGGTCGCACACCTAAATTTGCCCAGTTCTATATGTACGATGGGCAAGAAGCAGTTGATTACTGTTTACAATTCTTGCATACTGGGGAGCCATTAGATCCCGATATTGTTAATTTGCTATTACAAATGCTTACTAGAGAGAACGCCCTTCTAGGAATCTTTAAACAGATACACGAATGA